From the Arvicola amphibius chromosome 2, mArvAmp1.2, whole genome shotgun sequence genome, one window contains:
- the LOC119807713 gene encoding LOW QUALITY PROTEIN: histone H1.0 (The sequence of the model RefSeq protein was modified relative to this genomic sequence to represent the inferred CDS: inserted 1 base in 1 codon) → MTENSTSTPAAKPKRAKASKKSTDHPKYSDMIVAAIQAEKNRXGSSRQSIQKYIKSHYKVGENADSQIKLSIRRLVTTGVLKQTKGVGASGSFRLAKGDEPKRSVAFKKTKKEVKKVATPKKAAKPKKAASKAPSKKPKATPAKKAKKKPAATPKKAKKPKVVKAKPVKTSKPEKAKPVKPKAKSSAKRASKKK, encoded by the exons ATGACCGAGAACTCCACGTCCACCCCTGCGGCGAAGCCCAAGCGGGCCAAGGCCTCCAAGAAGTCCACAGACCACCCCAAGTATTCAGACATGATCGTGGCTGCCATCCAGGCAGAGAAGAATC GCGGCTCCTCACGCCAGTCCATCCAAAAGTATATCAAGAGCCACTACAAGGTGGGTGAGAACGCCGACTCCCAGATCAAGTTGTCCATCAGGCGCCTGGTGACCACCGGTGTCCTCAAGCAAACCAAAGGGGTGGGTGCCTCGGGGTCCTTCAGGCTGGCCAAGGGCGATGAGCCCAAGAGGTCGGTGGCTTTCAAGAAGACCAAGAAGGAAGTCAAGAAAGTGGCCACTCCAAAGAAGGCAGCCAAGCCCAAGAAGGCTGCCTCCAAAGCCCCGAGCAAGAAACCCAAAGCCACCCcagccaagaaagccaagaagaagCCGGCTGCCACGCCCAAGAAAGCCAAAAAGCCCAAGGTTGTCAAAGCCAAGCCAGTCAAGACATCCAAACCCGAGAAGGCCAAACCTGTGAAGCCCAAAGCCAAGTCCAGTGCCAAGAGGGCCAGCAAGAAGAAATGA